The nucleotide window TGCACGCTCCTTCGGGGAGTCAAGTATTGGTAAAAACTTTCCGAGTCAGTTTCCCCGGATTTGAGGACACGGCTATTCCGATAATCGAAGAGATTATTTGATTCATCAATGCTCTCCAGGTCCCGGATGCCCCTCCGGGATCTCGCTTTCGGAAATGTCCTTGAGCCGGTGCGGCAGCATGAGCGCACGCCGCACGGCTTCGAGCGCGAGCACCAGGTTGGGGTACTTGGCCAGCTCGGCGCGCAGCTTCAGCCGACCTTCGGACTCCCGGTAGATCAAGAACTCGTCATCGTCCTGGCGCCGCCCCTGCTTGCGTCCTCCAGCGCGGTCGCTCATGTCCTCAATCCACCGGCAGAGCGACCCCCAGGCCTGCGGGCCGGCGCGCGTGCCGGTCAAGCTCTCGATCTCGGCCGCGTTGGCCACGAGGACGCTGTGCCCGTCCGGGCCGTAGAGAATGATCAGGCGGGCGTAGTACTGGACCATGCCGCCGCCTTCGAGCGGTTCGCGGACGGACAGCACGTCGCCGTGGAAGTAGCGGCCAGTGCCGTGCTTGGGCCGGGCGCGCTCCAGCTCGGCGTTGACCGCGACGTAGGTCGCGCGCAGGCCCTGCACCTCGTCGGCCAGCGCCGTCGCCTGGGCCACCTTGCCGGCGGCGAGCAACTGGCAGACCTCCAGGGAGAGCGGGTAGGCGTTGACCAGGCTGTCGTGCAGCTGCCCCTGGAGTTCATTACCCTTGCGCGAGTCGCTCAGGGGCGCGTCGGTACCGCCCTCGTCGGCCAGCGCTAGGCCGATCACGCGCGAGAGGGTGCGGTGGATCTGCGCCTCCTCGCGCTCGGCGGCCGTCAGCTCCAGTACATCGGAATCACTCAGAAAATATCGGCGGTGGACGCACTTGGCGACGTTGTTCAGCATGGCTCGACTGCCGCGTTCGACGTCGGCGGGCGTGAGGTCGCGCACCGGGGCCGCGAGCACGGGGGCCTGCACAGGACCGCGCCCGTCCCGCCCGGCCAGGTTCGCCGCCGCCGCCTCAGCGGTCGCTGCGCCCAGCAGGACCTGGAACAGCGCGTCCTTCTCCGGCCGGGTCGCGCCGATCGGGGCCACCGATGCGGCGAGCTGGCGGCCTCGCTGGTCGGCGTCTTGCCGCAGCCGGGCCGCTTCCTTCTCGACGAGCTGGAGGTGAGAAACCGTAGCACCCGGTTGCGCCCGCTCGTCTTCAAGGGCGGCCTCATGGGCGCGGAGGGTGCGGAGCTGCTGCACCCAGCGGCCCCAGGTGGGGCGGCTGCGGGCTTCGACGAGCGCCGGGGGATCGGCACGAGGGGGCGGCGCGGCGGCGACGTGCAGCAGCGGTACGCTGAGCAGCTCGCCGTCGGCGAACTTCAGCCGGACGCTGGGGGACTTCACGTCGGCGCGCGGCGTGCGCACTACCTGGGCGCGCTGGCCGAAGCGGGGGTGAGTCGCGCGCGGCGGCCGGTAGAACACCTCGGCGCCCTGGGCCAGCGCCATAAGCGGCGAGCTGGGAAGCACCTTGGGGCGGGCGTTGGCTGCCTCAAGGCGGCGGTCGTCAGCGGCGAAGGCGGCGGCCAGGCTCTCCTTCCACGTTGGCGCCGGGCGGGCAACGAGTGGGTGCTTGGGTTTGATGGCCTTCGCGCTGCTCACGGCGACTTCCTGGCCAGCTCGGCACGGCGCGAGGCGGCCGCCACGTCGCCAGCGGGCGTACGCACGTAGCCGCGGCCCGAGACGACAATCCAGCCCTTGCGCTGGAGGTCGAGCAGCAACGCCGTGTGTTCCTCATGCAGCGGGGTCTGAAGGCCTTCTTCGCGTAGGCCAGTCGCCTCCAGCGCTCCGACCGCCGTAACGACCTCACGCCCGAACCCACCCAGCAGCACAAGCTGCTGCACCAGGCGCCGCCGCGCCAGCTCGCCCAGGCCCACTCTGGGCACCTGAGCTGGGCCGTAGGTGTCGCGCCATTCGACCAACTTCACTTCACCGTAGCCCGTGAGAACGTAGCCTTCATCGAGCGTGCGGCCCTTCTTGTCTTTCCAGATGACCCACCGGATGCGGCGGGTCTCCTCGTGCAGGTGCCGCAGCAGGGCGCGGTGGTGGTCGCTGATGCTGTGACGCGCGGGATCGCGCAGGTCGTCGGGATCCTGGAGCTTAGGGCGCAGGCCTGCGGCTTCGAGCGCGGGGATCGAGAGCAGAGGCTGGCCCGAGAAGACGGCAAGGAGACGGTAGAGGTCAGGTTCGGGCAGGCCGGGCAGTTCGGACACGCAGTGGACTCCTGGGAGAGAAAAGACGATGGGCGCGGGGGAATCGCGCCCAGTCTAGGGAAAAAGTATATCCAATGTCTTTTGCGGGTCTGAAAACGGCTATTGGGTCGCCTCGGCTTCCAGCACGGCGTCGAGGTGCCAGGCCACCACGACCAGGAACCCTGCGGCCCGTAAGTACTCGTGGCATTCGAGCTGCTTGGCGGTTGGCTTCTTGCCGGGCTGCTTGAGCTCGACGAACCACATGCGCCGCTGGCCGTCCGGCTTGTACATCTGGAGGTCCGGCCAGCCGGGCGTGTACCAGACTGTGCCGCCGCTGTCGCTGCCTTTGAGGGCTTCCTGCACGCGCCACCCGCGCGCCTTCAGCTGCGCGCAGGCGGCGGCTTGGAAGTCGGCCTCTTTCGCGTAGCCGTTGCTCTGGCTGGCCGCGAGATAGCCCGCGACCGGTGGAGGGGTCGCGGGCTGGTCGGGAAACAGGTGCGGGTGCCGGCGCTGGTAGCGCCGCAGGTCCGCGTCGGACATCCGGGTCATCTCGGCAAAGAAGGTAGCAGCACCACCGCCGCCGTGCTACGCCACAACCGCCACCAGGGCCGGAAGCGCGTGATCTGAACCTCGACGATCCGGTAGGCACGGCTGAGGTCCTGCCCGGCCATCGCGCGGGCATGGTGCGCCTGGAGACCTAGATAGCGGCCCTGAACCACTCTGCCGGTTTCGGCGTCGTAGGGGATAACCATGCGGTCCAAAGTCAGGTGGTCCTCGGGGGCTGTGACGCCGCCCAGGCAACTGGCGGCCGCTGCCGCTCGGGCGCGGGCGACCGGGTGACGAGGGCAGGTGAGTGCGTGCTGGGTCTGGTGGCAATGGGGACAGGGGGTCATGAGGCTCTCCGGGTGTAGGTGCCGTCCTGCAGCTCGGCTACGCCGTGACGGACCAGGACGCTGAGGGAACGCTCCGCCAGGCTGTAGGACATGCCGTAGCGGCAGGCCACCTGCTGGACGGTAAGGGGGCGGTCGGGGTGCAGCAGGGCCCAGCACTGGCGCTCGATGGTGCCCAGCTTCTGGACGGCGGCGGTGACGGGGCAGGGCAGAAGTTGGGGCGCAGGCTCGGGGAGGCCCTGGGGCTGGAGGTGCCGTTCCGGGTCGACGCGGTAGAGGCCTCGGCCGACACGCTCGAGGCGGTCGTCGGCCAGCAGCCGGGAGAGGGGGTGGTGCAGTTGCTCCCGGGTGAGACTCAGGTCGGCCGTCATCTCGGGGTACCGCCACTCCCGGCCCGGCTCACGCCAGAGCAGCGTGAGCAGCTGAACCGGGACGGAGCTCACGCGAGCCTGTAGCGGCCGTACAGGTCGCGCACGACGAGCTTGCGGGTCACCGCGACGGCGCCCACGTCGCGCACCCGAGCGAGGGACCAGTGCAGCCGCCCGGCCAGGGTCTCGGCGCCGGGCGCGTTCCCCTTGCGCCGGTCCACGGTGAGGTTGCGGACCTTCAGGACGAACTGCTCGACCTCCAGGTCGCTGACTGGGGAGGGCGGGGGAGGGGGCGCAGGCGGCGCGGCGACAGGAATGGGCGCGGGCTCAGTCTGTAGGCGGTCGCGCAGCCGCTGTACGGCGTCCTGATCTACCCGGCCGAGGGCCTGCACGGGCAGGGGACTGTGCACTGGCGGCGTGGGTGCAGGTAAGGGCGCGGCGGGGGCTTCGAGGGGAGGAGGCTCCGGCAGCGGCTCTGGCGCACTTGGCGCGGGCGCGCCGGGGAGACGGAGGCGGTACCGGCCGGTGGCCACCTTCTCGACGTCGAGGGTGAGGGCAAGCGTCCGGAGCCGGCCGCTGACGACGCTGGGCACGAGTTGGAGTCGGGCGGCAATCTCGGCGCTGGGCCAGATGCGGTCGGGATCTGTGAGCATCACGTCGAGGACGGCCTGGTGGGCGGGGGTGGTCATGTCGGTAGCTCTCCTTCCCAGGCGGCCCGGGCACCTCGGATGGCGTCCCACTGGTTCGGTCGGGTGGGGCCCTCACGGACCTCGCCGGTCGTGCGGTCGGTGGCGGTGACCTGCCAGCCGTCGGCGCGGCCCAGGACCGCCACGTCGGCGCCGCTGGAGCGCAGGCCGTCGAGCCAGTCCCAGGGTTTCTCCTGATCGGCGTTGCCCTGGAAGTCGGCGCCCTGGTAGTCGCGGCGCTCGCGGCTGCCGCGCTGCACGGCGGTCGCTAGGGCGAAGCCGCGCTTCTCGGGCGGCAGGCTGCTGTAGGGCACCTGCTCGCCGGTGACGGGGTGCTGGATATGGACGCCGTTCGCCATGGTGCGGGCGGCCTCCGCGACGGCGGCCACGTCGGCGCTGGAGGGCTTCTGCTTGCCGGTCGTGGCGCGGGTCACATCGAGTACGACCTGCCAGTCTTCAGGCACCACGCCGCCCAGCGCGCGGGTGATGCGCTCGGGCGGAAGCTGCCAGCCCCGGAGGTCGAATTCGCTGGCGTCAGCGGCATATTCGATCAGCTGATAGGCCCGCGAGCGGCTCATGCTGAAGCGTGCCAGCGTGTAGGCCTCGAAGGTGGCGTGCTCGGCCCGGTAGAGGCGGGCATCACGGATCTCGGTCAGGGCCTTCCCGGCCAGGACCGCCGCCGCTCCGCCCACCATGACCTGAGTCTCCAGTTCGACGAGCCGCGCCCGCTCCTCGGGGGTCATGATCTTCTCGACGTCGATGAAGCTCACCGGCGACCGTCCGGCGCTGGTTCCTGCAAGGTCAGGGCAGGCGCGCAATCCAGCTTCTCCGGCATACGGCGCAGATAGAGCGGCAGGTCGGCGTCCACGTCGCGCCCCAGGGCCTCCCGCAAACGCTTCTGCTGGCGACCATATTCGCGGCGACTTAGGCCGTCTCGGTTCCCAGCTACGCTCACTGCTCCTCGCCCCCTGTCTCTGCCTCCGGTGCAACGGGCGTGTCACCGGTCGCGGCCGCAGCCTGCACGAGCGCCGCCTGGGCGTGAAACCGCAGCAGGTTCCAGGCGCCGGCCAGGGCGCGCGCGACGTGTGGGCTGTTGGGGCTGGTACCCGTGAAGGCCAGGGCTAGGTCACCCGGTACGGCGACCCAGTGCATTTCGCGTTGGTCGGGCAGTTCGAAGCGCTGGGCCGTGAGAAGTACATTCTCAGTCATCAAGTGGCCGTGTTGCTTGGCGGTCAGCGCTTCAGTGAACTGCGGCTTCGCGTCTCCGATCCCCACGATCACATGCGCCAGGTCGAGGGGGATCTCCAGCGTGAGGCCTGTGCCTCCGGATACCTCAGAAGTGTCGCTGCCCGACCGCTCAGGTGTGTCGTCGAAGAGCGGCCCGAGCGCCTGCACGGAGGCGAGTGCGGCGCGGGCACGTTGGCCTTCGTCGTCTTCGAAGTCGCTGGGGTGGTCGAAGGTGTGGAGGGGCTGAGGACTCCATTCACCTGGGGAGCCGTCGGTGTAATTGCTCTTGTCGGCGTACCACGTCACGGTTTCCCGGAGCGTGGCGAAGGCTTGCGCCTGAAGCTGCGCCGTGGTCGGGTCGGCGGCGAGCGGCGTCAGGACGGCCGCGCGCACTGACGCCGCCGCCGCTCGCATCTCCCGTATCGCTTCATGGTGGGTGAAGGAGGCGCCCTCTCCTGCCTTCACCGCTTCCTCGACGGTGCGCAGGCGCTTCCACGCCTCGCCGAAGGCCTCGAAGGCGGCCTGCTCCAGCGTCAAGCCGTGCCGGGTCACTGCTGACCCGCCTGGAAGGTAGCGACCACTTCTTCCGCGCGCAGCAGGGCGACCAGGAGGGCGTGCGTTTCGCTGTTGCCTTCGCCCTCGGCCAAGTCGGCAAGCAGGGGGCCGACAGGCTGATGGATCTGCACGAAGGCACCCTCTTCGGCGGCGCACAGGGTGTAGAGCCAGCCACGCTGCCGGATGGCGTGCTGCACTCGGACCTGTAAGGCGGCCATGGCCCACGCCCGGATCTCGTAAGGCCCGTCCGGCAGGGTCTGGCTGAAGATGTCCGACCAGCGGCCATGATCCGGCCCCGTGTAGGCGTCGGAGTAGGGCATCTCGGCACTGAAGGTCCGAGCCTTGCCGTCGGTGCCCAGCGGCCAGATCTTGATGAGGTCGGGGCGCACCTGGGCCAGCCGCTCCAGCGTGGCCGGGAGGGGGAGGGTGCGCGTATCGACGGGGGTGGTCTGTTGTTCGTCGCTCATTTCAGGTCCTCGGTGGGCGTGGGGGCGTCGAGCTGGGCCAGCAGCGGCAGCACGGCGCGGCTGTAGTCGCGGCAGGCACCGGCGAGCAGCCCGGCGACTCCGGTGGCGGCGTTGCGGTTCTTGTGGCTGGAGGCCTCTATGCGGTCGCGCGTG belongs to Deinococcus sp. Leaf326 and includes:
- a CDS encoding VRR-NUC domain-containing protein; protein product: MTRMSDADLRRYQRRHPHLFPDQPATPPPVAGYLAASQSNGYAKEADFQAAACAQLKARGWRVQEALKGSDSGGTVWYTPGWPDLQMYKPDGQRRMWFVELKQPGKKPTAKQLECHEYLRAAGFLVVVAWHLDAVLEAEATQ